The Dehalococcoidia bacterium region CGATCGGGATCTTCAGCTGAGGGAGGTCGTCGCAATGCAAGACCGGTCGGAACGACTTTCGACAGCAGCACGTCAGGCGCTGGATACGGCGGTGGCGGTCGCAGCGCGCGCGGGCGCGCCGGCGGTCGGCACCGACCACGTGCTTCTCGGCGTCATCCGGCTGGGCGACGCCACTGTCGAGGCAGTGCTGAGAGAGCTGAACACGAGCGCGCGCGCCCTCGAAGAGGCCCTCCTCACCGCAGGCCACTCAGCGAGCGCGAGCAGCGGGCGGAGCGGGGCACCGAGCGGCGGACCGATCAGCGACGATGACACCGCAACCAGCCTTCCCGACCTGCCGCTCACCCCCCGCTGGCGACGGATCCTCCGCTCCTCGCGGCTGACCAGCCGGCTGAAGCAGGCACTCGCTTTCGCCGAAGACGATGCCCGCGCCCGGGGGGCCCCTGCCATCGAGCCGATCCACCTCCTGCTGGCAGCGCTCCGCGACCCGGGAGGCGCAGGCGCTCGGCTCGTTCGGCCGCTCGGTGTCGACTACGAAGGGGTACGCCGCGTCTTGCGGGTCGGCCCCTCTCCTCTTCCTCCGGCGCCTGCCCCAAAAGCGCGCGCTGCCGCCAGCCAGACGGGGAATGTCACGGTCACCCTCCCGCCCGATGTCGTCGCCCAGCTTCGCGCTCTTGCGGCAGCCCGGGAGACGACGGTCGATCAGCTGGTGCTCCGCTTCGTCCGTCTTGGGCTGCTCGCGATTGCGGTGCAGGAGAAGCCGAACGGCGCCGTGATCGTCCGCGAGGGCACGCGCGAGCGCGAGATCATTCTGATCTGAGCGTCCTCGGCGTGCGAGGCCCAGCCGGCCGCCGCGCTCGCTGCGCGAGCGCGGCAGCAGGTCCATTCTTGCTCTCCCAGAGGGGGGAAGGAGAGCGTGCTGACCGGAGCAAAGCACGCCGGGGAAGGCGATAGGCGCAGCCGGCCCGACTGAGGTATACTGCCGGACAGTGCGCCGACGCCATCAGTTGGAGGACGGTTGCCAGATCGCGTGATCATCATGGGCGCCGGCCCTGCAGGACTTGCCGCCGCTCACGTCCTCACCAGCAACGGAATTCCCCCGACCGTGTACGAGCGCTCGCCGTGGGTCGGCGGTCTAGCGCGAACGATCGAACGCGATGGTTTCCGCTTCGACATCGGCGGCCATCGGTGGTTCACGAAGAACGACGCCATCCATCAGTTCTTCGTCGCCGTCGTCGGCGACGAACTGATCGAGGTTGACCGCGTCAGCCGCATCTATTTCGAGGGGAAGTACTTCTACTACCCCCTCAGAATCGGAAACGCGCTCGCAGGGATGGGATTGCGCCGGAGCATCCGCGCCCTCGCCGATGCGCTCGCTGTCACGCTGCGTCCGCTGCGGATTGACGGCGAAGCGACGATGGAACAGGCGTACATCAATCAATTCGGCCGGACCCTCTACGAGCAGTTTTTCAAGACGTACTCAGAAAAGGTGTGGGGCCTGCGCTGCGACCAAGTCTCCGGCGACTGGGTTGCGCAGCGCAGCAAGGGGCTCTCGCTGACGACGGCGATCAAAGATGCCCTCACCCGCTCCCGCGGCGAGATCGAGAGCCTCGTCGAGCGCTTCTCCTATCCGCGGCTGGGCATCGGCCGCTTCTCGGAGCGGATGGCAGAGGATGTGCGCGCCGGAGGCGGCGAGATCGCGCTCAACAGCCGCGTCGTGCGCGTTCATCACGACGGCCAGCGCGTGACTGGCGTCACTGTCCGGACCGAGCGGGGAGACCTGCGTGTTGAAGGCGACGCCTTCATCTCCTCAATCCCGATCACGCAACTCGCCCGCGCCTTTCGGCCGCCTGCGCCGGCAGAGGTGATTGCGGCAGCAAATGCGCTGCGGTTCCGGGAACTGATCACGGTCAACCTGATGCTGCGGCGGCCGCAGGTCACCTCAGACACGTGGCTCTACATCCACGACCCGGCTATCCCCTTCGCCCGCATCCACGAGCCGCGCAACTGGAGCCCGGCGATGGCGCCCGAGGGGACAACATCGCTCGTGTGCGAACTCTTCTGCAACCGGGGAGATGCCTTCTGGACTGCGCCGGATGACGTCCTCATTGAGCTTGCCGTCAAGGAGTTCGCGGAGCTGGGGTTCTTCGACCGGCAGGAGGTGCTCGACGGCTTTGTCGTGCGGGCCGTCCGCGCCTATCCGGTCTACACCCTCGGCTATCAGCGGCACCTCGACGTTCTGAAACGGTATCTCCGCCGCTTCGAAAATTTGCAGATTGTGGGGCGCTACGGGACGTTCCGCTACAACAACAGCGACCACTCTGTCGAGACAGGGATCCTCGCTGCCCGCAACCTGCTTGGTGAGCGCCACGACCTCGACTTGGTCAACAGCGCGCCGGAATATCTCGAGGAACGCCGGCGCGCTGTAGTCGCGTGATCCCAGAACCGCGCCTCCCCGGCGCTCATCAATACCGCTGCGCCTGAGAAGACGTTCCGGGCAGGCTGCAGGTGCAGAAGGAGCCGCGCTCTACTCCAGCGCTCCCCCAGCAGCGCGTGGGAACGCTCAAATAAAGCGCCGGCGAGCTGCGCGCGTTAGCTCGCCGCTGGCGCGCGGCGCAGCTCCGGCTCGGAAACCATGCTTGGCCGGCGCGCCCGAGTGATGACCACGTCGATGATCACCCCAACCAGCGAACCGATCACTGTCGTGATCAAATGGAGTCCCCCGAAACTCGGGTCCACATTGAACGCCGGCTGGAGCAGGCTGTGCGCGACGTAGATCCCGATGAAAGGAAACGCCGCTACACGCCACACCCGTTCGGGCAGCTGGCCGGGCAGCAGGTCATACCAGAGCACTCCGAGCGCGTAGGACAGGCCGAGCATTAGGAGAAGCGTTCCGAGGTCCATTGCTCCCTCCTCTTCCGGAGGCATGTCTCCTCCGGAGTACTCGCTATGAATATATCGCATAATGCTCGAAAGCGCACACGAGGCTGGCAACGGCTCAAGGGATCGGTTGGACGGGAGCGTTCGTCCTTCTGAGCGTGCCCTCAGCTCGATGGATGGCGACGCAGCGTGTGCTGAGCGGCGCGCTGCTGACGCTTGCCTCTAGGCCCCTTCCGCCCACGGCGCCGCCGAACGCAGCGATGCTCTTCCGCTTCGCGCCTCTCACGCTTCCGGCCCGATGGGCACTGCCGGCCACGATCGGCTAGGATGCCGCCATCCTATGCTTCGGCGCGTTCCGGATTGAGCAGGTCGACGATGGCAGAGCGAATCCCGCTTGGAGAGTATTCGGTAGGCGAGGGACACCGCTTTCGGCTGAGTGTCGAGGTGCGCGAGAGCGAGGGCGCGCTCGTAGTTGCGCTCTTCGCCGCGCCCGCTGATGCACCCGGCTCCTCCCTGACGAATGAGGAGCGCGCTCGCTACTCGATCTGGCTGACCCGGCTCGGCGATCAGCCGTGGGTGCCAGTCGACCACGCCCAAGGGCTCTCGACGATCGCTGAGCGCGACGGCACGCCGTATCTCTACTGGCACGGCAACGCCCCCGGGCTGCGGCCTTTCACGTAGCAGCTGCCCCGCCTCGTCGAGGGAAACCGCCCCCTCCCGCGAGACAGCCGAGGGCGCGCCGCCGCTGAGGAGCACCAATGACCGACCTGCAGTCGTACACCGCCGCCGTCGTCCAGA contains the following coding sequences:
- a CDS encoding Clp protease N-terminal domain-containing protein: MTHQNAGDAAGFGLNRHPLRDRGASDRDLQLREVVAMQDRSERLSTAARQALDTAVAVAARAGAPAVGTDHVLLGVIRLGDATVEAVLRELNTSARALEEALLTAGHSASASSGRSGAPSGGPISDDDTATSLPDLPLTPRWRRILRSSRLTSRLKQALAFAEDDARARGAPAIEPIHLLLAALRDPGGAGARLVRPLGVDYEGVRRVLRVGPSPLPPAPAPKARAAASQTGNVTVTLPPDVVAQLRALAAARETTVDQLVLRFVRLGLLAIAVQEKPNGAVIVREGTREREIILI
- a CDS encoding FAD-dependent oxidoreductase; this translates as MPDRVIIMGAGPAGLAAAHVLTSNGIPPTVYERSPWVGGLARTIERDGFRFDIGGHRWFTKNDAIHQFFVAVVGDELIEVDRVSRIYFEGKYFYYPLRIGNALAGMGLRRSIRALADALAVTLRPLRIDGEATMEQAYINQFGRTLYEQFFKTYSEKVWGLRCDQVSGDWVAQRSKGLSLTTAIKDALTRSRGEIESLVERFSYPRLGIGRFSERMAEDVRAGGGEIALNSRVVRVHHDGQRVTGVTVRTERGDLRVEGDAFISSIPITQLARAFRPPAPAEVIAAANALRFRELITVNLMLRRPQVTSDTWLYIHDPAIPFARIHEPRNWSPAMAPEGTTSLVCELFCNRGDAFWTAPDDVLIELAVKEFAELGFFDRQEVLDGFVVRAVRAYPVYTLGYQRHLDVLKRYLRRFENLQIVGRYGTFRYNNSDHSVETGILAARNLLGERHDLDLVNSAPEYLEERRRAVVA